From a region of the Enterobacter sp. JBIWA008 genome:
- a CDS encoding hydrolase produces the protein MLTLDASKTALVVIDLQEGILPFAGGPHTADDVVSRAARLAETCRASGAPVVMVRVGWSADYAEALKQPVDANAPAHALPENWWTYPASLGKRDSDIEVTKRQWGAFYGTDLELQLRRRGIDTIILCGISTNIGVESTARNAWELGFNLVIAEDACSAASAEQHQGSMTHIFPRIARVRSTDEIVSAL, from the coding sequence ATGTTAACACTTGATGCCAGTAAAACCGCACTTGTCGTGATTGATTTACAGGAAGGCATTTTGCCCTTCGCCGGTGGCCCGCATACCGCGGATGATGTGGTCAGCCGCGCCGCTCGCCTGGCGGAAACATGTCGTGCCAGCGGTGCGCCTGTTGTCATGGTGCGCGTAGGCTGGTCCGCGGATTACGCCGAAGCGTTAAAACAACCTGTTGATGCCAACGCTCCCGCTCATGCCCTGCCGGAAAACTGGTGGACGTACCCGGCCTCACTCGGCAAACGCGACAGCGACATCGAAGTGACCAAACGCCAGTGGGGCGCATTTTACGGTACCGATCTCGAGCTGCAGCTCCGCCGTCGCGGCATCGACACCATCATCCTGTGCGGCATTTCCACCAATATCGGCGTGGAGTCTACCGCCCGCAACGCGTGGGAGCTGGGCTTTAATCTGGTGATCGCCGAAGATGCCTGCAGCGCGGCTTCCGCGGAACAACACCAGGGCAGCATGACCCATATCTTCCCGCGCATCGCCCGCGTGCGCAGCACGGATGAGATTGTCAGCGCGCTATGA
- the cmoB gene encoding tRNA 5-methoxyuridine(34)/uridine 5-oxyacetic acid(34) synthase CmoB, with amino-acid sequence MIEFSNFYQLIAKNQLSHWLETLPAQIAAWQRDQQHGLLKQWSNAVEFLPELTPHRLDLLHSVTAESEEPLPAGQINRIETLMRNLMPWRKGPFSLYDVNINTEWRSDWKWDRVLPHLSDLTGRTILDVGCGSGYHMWRMIGAGAHLAVGIDPMQLFLCQFEAVRKLLGNDQRAHLLPLGIEQLPALKAFDTVFSMGVLYHRRSPLEHLWQLKDQLVSGGELVLETLVIEGDEHAVLVPGDRYAQMRNVYFIPSALALKNWLEKCGFVDVRIADVSVTSLEEQRRTDWMITESLEQFLDPADHSKTIEGYPAPMRAVLIATKP; translated from the coding sequence ATGATCGAATTCAGTAACTTCTATCAGCTGATTGCCAAAAACCAGCTCTCCCACTGGCTGGAAACCTTGCCCGCGCAGATTGCCGCCTGGCAGCGCGATCAGCAGCACGGCCTGTTAAAGCAGTGGTCAAACGCGGTGGAGTTTCTGCCCGAACTGACCCCGCATCGTCTGGATCTTCTGCACAGCGTAACCGCCGAGAGCGAAGAACCGCTCCCGGCCGGGCAGATCAACCGCATCGAAACGCTGATGCGTAACCTGATGCCATGGCGCAAAGGGCCATTTTCACTTTACGATGTGAACATCAATACCGAATGGCGCTCTGACTGGAAATGGGATCGCGTTCTGCCCCACCTTTCCGACCTGACCGGACGTACCATTCTGGATGTGGGCTGCGGCAGCGGTTATCACATGTGGCGCATGATTGGCGCGGGCGCGCATCTGGCGGTCGGTATTGACCCGATGCAGCTGTTCCTGTGCCAGTTTGAAGCGGTACGCAAGCTGCTGGGTAACGACCAGCGCGCGCACCTGCTGCCGCTGGGCATAGAACAGCTCCCTGCCCTGAAAGCATTTGATACCGTCTTCTCCATGGGCGTGCTGTATCACCGTCGTTCCCCGCTTGAACACCTGTGGCAATTGAAGGATCAGCTGGTCAGCGGCGGCGAGCTGGTGCTGGAAACGCTGGTGATTGAAGGCGATGAACATGCCGTTCTGGTGCCGGGCGATCGCTATGCGCAGATGCGCAACGTTTACTTCATCCCTTCCGCGCTGGCGCTGAAGAACTGGCTGGAGAAGTGCGGGTTTGTGGATGTGCGGATTGCCGATGTCAGCGTGACCTCACTCGAGGAACAGCGCCGCACCGACTGGATGATCACCGAATCACTGGAGCAGTTCCTCGACCCGGCCGACCATAGCAAAACCATCGAAGGCTATCCGGCGCCGATGCGTGCGGTGTTGATTGCGACCAAGCCGTAG
- a CDS encoding VOC family protein, which yields MANWQSIDELHDISADLPRFTQAFTELATRLGLDIAPLEADHISLRCHQNATAERWRRGFEQCGELLSENIINGRPICLFKLHEPVSVAHWQFTVVELPWPGEKRYPHEGWEHIEIVLPGEPDTLNARALALLSDEGLSKPGIFVKTSSPKGERERLPNPTLAVTDGQVTVKFHPWTIEQIVASEA from the coding sequence ATGGCGAACTGGCAATCCATTGACGAACTGCATGATATTTCCGCAGATTTACCGCGCTTCACCCAGGCGTTCACAGAACTTGCCACCCGTCTGGGGCTGGATATCGCACCGCTTGAGGCCGATCACATCTCTTTGCGCTGTCATCAGAATGCCACCGCCGAGCGCTGGCGTCGCGGGTTTGAGCAGTGCGGCGAGTTACTGTCCGAGAACATCATTAACGGTCGCCCCATTTGCCTGTTTAAACTGCATGAACCGGTGAGCGTGGCGCACTGGCAATTCACCGTGGTTGAACTGCCGTGGCCGGGTGAGAAACGCTATCCGCACGAAGGCTGGGAACATATCGAAATTGTCCTGCCGGGAGAGCCGGATACGTTGAACGCGCGCGCGCTGGCCCTGCTTTCTGACGAGGGCTTAAGCAAGCCGGGAATTTTTGTGAAGACGAGTTCACCCAAAGGCGAGCGCGAGCGGTTACCTAACCCGACGCTGGCCGTTACCGATGGACAGGTTACGGTGAAGTTTCATCCGTGGACCATTGAGCAGATCGTTGCCAGTGAAGCGTAA
- the cmoA gene encoding carboxy-S-adenosyl-L-methionine synthase CmoA — MSDRDTLFSAPIASLGDWTFDERVAEVFPDMIQRSVPGYSNIISMIGMLAERFVQPGTQVYDLGCSLGAATLSVRRNVHHEGCRIIAVDNSPAMVERCRRHIDAYKAPVPVDVVEGDIREIEIKNASMVVLNFTLQFLVPQDRQLLLDKIYQGLNPGGALVLSEKFSFEDAVVGELLFNMHHDFKRANGYSELEISQKRSMLENVMLTDSVETHKARLSKAGFEHSELWFQCFNFGSLVALKAGESA; from the coding sequence ATGTCAGATCGCGACACGCTTTTTTCCGCGCCTATCGCCAGCCTGGGCGACTGGACCTTCGATGAACGGGTAGCCGAAGTCTTCCCGGATATGATCCAGCGCTCTGTTCCCGGTTATTCCAATATTATCTCTATGATCGGCATGCTGGCTGAGCGCTTCGTTCAACCCGGCACGCAGGTCTATGACCTGGGCTGCTCGCTCGGCGCGGCAACGCTGTCGGTTCGTCGTAACGTTCACCACGAAGGCTGCCGAATCATTGCCGTCGATAACTCCCCGGCCATGGTTGAGCGCTGCCGTCGCCATATTGACGCCTATAAAGCCCCTGTTCCGGTGGACGTGGTGGAAGGTGATATCCGCGAGATTGAGATTAAGAACGCCTCAATGGTGGTGCTGAACTTCACCCTTCAGTTCCTTGTTCCACAAGACCGCCAGCTGCTGCTGGATAAAATTTACCAGGGGCTAAATCCCGGCGGCGCGCTGGTGCTCTCTGAGAAATTCAGCTTCGAAGATGCCGTGGTTGGCGAGCTGCTGTTCAATATGCACCACGATTTCAAACGGGCGAACGGCTACAGCGAGCTGGAGATCAGCCAGAAGCGCAGCATGCTCGAAAACGTGATGCTGACGGATTCCGTAGAAACCCACAAAGCGCGTCTGAGCAAAGCAGGGTTTGAGCACAGCGAACTGTGGTTCCAGTGCTTTAACTTTGGCTCTCTGGTGGCGCTGAAAGCGGGAGAATCCGCATGA
- the cutC gene encoding copper homeostasis protein CutC encodes MALLEICCYSVECAVTAQRHGADRIELCAAPKEGGLTPSYGVLKSARQAVTIPVHPIIRPRGGDFCYTAGEFSAMLNDIALVRDLGFPGLVTGLLDEDGNIDLPRMRQIMSAAQGMAVTFHRAFDMCKDPLQAFETLGELGVARILTSGQQATAEKGLQLITELKAHSGVPIIMAGAGVRASNLERFLNAGVEELHSSAGKWIPSPMRYRNTGLSMSTDAEADEYSRYGVEGESVAEMKSLIERHHV; translated from the coding sequence ATGGCGCTGCTGGAGATTTGTTGTTACAGCGTGGAGTGTGCCGTAACCGCGCAAAGGCACGGGGCTGACCGCATTGAACTGTGCGCGGCACCCAAAGAGGGCGGGCTGACGCCCTCTTACGGCGTGTTGAAGTCTGCCCGTCAGGCCGTCACCATTCCCGTTCACCCGATTATTCGTCCGCGCGGCGGTGATTTTTGTTACACGGCGGGCGAGTTCAGTGCCATGCTTAATGATATCGCGCTCGTTCGGGACCTCGGGTTTCCAGGGCTTGTGACCGGCCTGCTGGATGAAGACGGCAATATCGATCTACCGCGCATGCGCCAGATTATGAGCGCCGCACAGGGGATGGCCGTCACTTTTCATCGCGCATTTGATATGTGTAAAGATCCGCTTCAGGCCTTTGAAACGCTTGGAGAACTTGGCGTGGCGCGCATCCTGACATCGGGTCAGCAGGCGACAGCTGAAAAAGGACTGCAATTAATTACGGAACTAAAAGCACATTCCGGTGTTCCAATAATAATGGCGGGTGCGGGAGTTCGCGCAAGCAATCTGGAACGGTTTTTAAACGCCGGGGTAGAAGAGCTGCACAGCTCCGCGGGTAAATGGATACCTTCGCCCATGCGTTATCGCAATACAGGTTTGTCAATGTCGACGGATGCTGAAGCGGATGAGTATTCACGCTACGGCGTAGAGGGAGAGTCGGTTGCGGAAATGAAGTCGCTGATTGAGCGCCATCACGTGTAG
- a CDS encoding glycoside hydrolase family 105 protein has translation MKVWPVKHSPLLRQSERFIARDELKSLIQKVTHSLVNIHDKTGEFLLRLDDGRVIDTKGWAGWEWTHGVGLYGIWQYYCQTGDEGMRDIIDSWFADRFAEGATTKNVNTMSPFLTLAYRYEETKNQAWLPWLESWAEWAMAGMPRTEHGGMQHITLAEENHQQMWDDTLMMTVLPLAKIGKLLNKPEYVEEAVYQFLLHVQNLMDRETGLWFHGWSYDGNHNFARARWARGNSWLTIVIPDFLELVDLPENNAVRRYLVQVLNAQIAALAKYQDDSGLWHTLLDDPHSYLEASATAGFAYGILKAVRRRYVGAEYAEVAEKAIRGVVKNISPEGELLQTSFGTGMGSDLEFYRQIPLTSMPYGQAMAILCLTEYLRKYF, from the coding sequence ATGAAAGTTTGGCCTGTCAAACATAGCCCGTTATTGCGTCAGTCAGAGCGCTTTATCGCCCGGGACGAGCTGAAATCGCTGATTCAAAAGGTGACGCATAGCCTGGTTAATATCCACGATAAAACGGGTGAATTTTTGCTGCGGCTGGATGACGGGCGCGTGATCGACACCAAAGGCTGGGCCGGATGGGAGTGGACGCACGGCGTTGGCCTGTACGGCATCTGGCAGTATTACTGCCAGACCGGCGATGAAGGTATGCGAGACATCATCGACAGCTGGTTTGCCGACCGCTTTGCGGAAGGCGCGACCACCAAAAACGTCAATACCATGTCGCCATTCCTGACGCTGGCTTATCGCTACGAAGAGACCAAAAATCAGGCCTGGCTGCCGTGGCTGGAAAGCTGGGCTGAATGGGCGATGGCCGGGATGCCGCGTACTGAACACGGCGGGATGCAGCACATCACCCTGGCGGAAGAGAACCATCAACAGATGTGGGATGACACGCTGATGATGACGGTGCTACCGCTGGCGAAAATCGGCAAGCTGCTCAATAAACCGGAGTACGTTGAAGAGGCCGTGTATCAGTTCCTGCTGCACGTGCAGAACCTGATGGACCGGGAGACCGGGCTGTGGTTCCACGGCTGGAGTTACGACGGTAATCATAACTTTGCCCGTGCCCGCTGGGCGCGCGGCAACAGCTGGCTCACCATCGTGATCCCGGACTTCCTTGAGCTTGTGGATCTGCCGGAAAACAACGCCGTGCGGCGCTATCTGGTGCAGGTATTGAATGCGCAGATTGCCGCGCTGGCGAAGTATCAGGACGACAGCGGGCTGTGGCACACGCTGCTCGACGATCCACATTCTTATCTTGAGGCGTCCGCCACGGCAGGGTTTGCCTACGGCATTCTGAAAGCCGTGCGCAGGCGCTACGTTGGCGCGGAGTATGCCGAAGTGGCTGAAAAAGCGATTCGCGGTGTCGTCAAGAATATCTCGCCGGAAGGTGAGCTGTTGCAAACGTCGTTCGGCACGGGTATGGGCAGCGATCTTGAGTTTTATCGCCAGATCCCGCTGACGTCGATGCCGTACGGACAGGCGATGGCCATTCTCTGTTTGACGGAATATTTGCGGAAGTATTTCTGA
- a CDS encoding DUF72 domain-containing protein: MMYVGLPQWSHPKWVRLGITSLEEYARHFNCVEGNTTLYALPRAEIVARWREQTTDDFRFCFKFPATISHNAALRNCGDLTEEFFARMSPLANRIGQYWIQLPATFGPRDLPALWEFLDALPREFTYGVEVRHAEFFAKGAAEKALNRGLLERSVNRVILDSRPVHSAVPHSEAIVEAQRKKPKVPVHAIVTADNPMVRFIGSDNMQQNQAMFAVWLQTLAKWEQTTTPYLFLHTPDIAQSPELVDALWQALQAAVPSVGSAPGIPQQSSLF, encoded by the coding sequence ATGATGTATGTAGGCCTGCCCCAGTGGTCGCACCCGAAATGGGTGCGCCTTGGCATCACCAGCCTTGAGGAGTATGCCCGACACTTCAACTGCGTCGAGGGTAACACCACCCTGTATGCGCTCCCCAGAGCCGAGATTGTTGCGCGCTGGAGGGAACAAACGACCGACGACTTCCGCTTCTGCTTCAAGTTTCCGGCCACCATTTCCCACAACGCCGCGCTGCGTAACTGCGGGGATTTGACCGAAGAATTTTTCGCGCGCATGTCGCCGCTGGCGAACCGCATCGGTCAGTACTGGATCCAGCTACCCGCCACGTTTGGCCCGCGCGATTTGCCCGCGCTCTGGGAGTTCCTGGATGCCCTGCCCCGCGAATTCACCTACGGCGTTGAAGTCAGGCATGCAGAATTTTTTGCGAAGGGCGCAGCAGAAAAAGCGCTCAATCGCGGCCTGCTTGAGCGTTCCGTAAACCGGGTGATCCTCGATAGCCGCCCTGTGCACAGCGCTGTCCCCCATAGCGAAGCCATCGTTGAAGCGCAGCGTAAAAAACCGAAAGTGCCGGTCCACGCCATCGTGACCGCAGATAACCCAATGGTCAGGTTTATCGGCAGCGATAACATGCAGCAAAATCAGGCGATGTTCGCCGTCTGGCTGCAAACATTAGCGAAGTGGGAACAGACCACCACGCCGTATCTCTTTTTGCACACGCCGGATATTGCCCAGTCGCCCGAACTGGTCGATGCTCTGTGGCAGGCCTTGCAGGCTGCGGTGCCGTCCGTGGGCAGCGCCCCTGGCATTCCACAACAATCTTCTCTTTTCTGA
- the argS gene encoding arginine--tRNA ligase translates to MNIQALLSEKVSQALIAAGAPADCEPQVRQSAKVQFGDYQANGVMAVAKKLGMPPRQLAEQVLTHLDLSGIASKTEIAGPGFINIFLEPAFLASHVDAALKSDRLGVSQPEAQTVVIDYSAPNVAKEMHVGHLRSTIIGDAAVRTLEFLGHKVIRANHVGDWGTQFGMLIAYLEKQQQENAGEMALADLEGFYREAKKHYDEDEAFAERARSYVVKLQGGDQYFLEMWRKLVDITMSQNQLTYNRLNVTLTRDDVMGESLYNPMLPGIVADLKAKNLAVESEGATVVFLDEYKNKEGEPMGVIIQKKDGGYLYTTTDIACAKYRYETLHADRVLYYIDSRQHQHLMQAWTIVRKAGYVPESVPLEHHMFGMMLGKDGKPFKTRAGGTVKLSDLLDEALERARRLVAEKNPDMPADELEKLANAVGIGAVKYADLSKNRTTDYIFDWDNMLAFEGNTAPYMQYAYTRVLSVFRKASIDESVLANAAVTITEDREAQLAARLLQFEETLTVVARDGTPHVMCAYLYDLAGLFSGFYEHCPILSAENESVRNSRLKLAQLTAKTLKLGLDTLGIETVERM, encoded by the coding sequence GTGAATATTCAGGCTCTTCTCTCCGAAAAAGTCAGTCAGGCACTGATTGCCGCAGGTGCGCCTGCGGATTGCGAACCGCAGGTTCGTCAGTCAGCAAAAGTACAGTTTGGCGACTATCAGGCTAATGGCGTGATGGCAGTGGCTAAAAAACTGGGCATGCCGCCGCGACAGCTCGCTGAGCAGGTACTGACGCATCTGGATCTTTCCGGTATTGCCAGCAAAACTGAAATCGCCGGTCCGGGCTTTATCAACATCTTCCTTGAGCCTGCATTCCTGGCAAGCCACGTTGACGCGGCGCTGAAATCTGACCGTCTGGGTGTTTCCCAGCCGGAAGCGCAGACCGTCGTGATCGACTACTCTGCCCCGAACGTGGCGAAAGAGATGCACGTTGGCCACCTGCGCTCCACCATCATCGGTGATGCCGCAGTGCGCACGCTCGAGTTCCTTGGTCACAAGGTGATCCGCGCGAACCACGTGGGCGACTGGGGGACCCAGTTCGGTATGCTGATTGCTTACCTGGAAAAACAGCAGCAGGAAAACGCGGGTGAAATGGCGCTGGCGGACCTGGAAGGGTTCTACCGCGAAGCCAAAAAGCACTACGACGAAGACGAAGCCTTTGCCGAGCGCGCGCGCAGCTACGTGGTTAAACTGCAGGGCGGCGACCAGTACTTCCTCGAGATGTGGCGCAAGCTGGTTGATATCACCATGTCTCAGAACCAGCTCACCTATAACCGCCTGAACGTCACCCTGACCCGTGATGATGTGATGGGTGAAAGCCTGTACAACCCAATGCTGCCTGGCATTGTGGCTGACCTGAAAGCCAAAAACCTGGCGGTTGAGAGCGAAGGCGCAACGGTGGTATTCCTTGATGAGTATAAAAACAAGGAAGGCGAACCGATGGGCGTGATCATCCAGAAAAAGGATGGCGGCTACCTCTACACCACCACAGACATCGCCTGCGCGAAATACCGTTACGAAACGCTGCATGCCGACCGCGTGCTGTACTACATCGACTCCCGTCAGCACCAGCACCTGATGCAGGCATGGACCATCGTGCGTAAAGCCGGTTACGTGCCTGAGAGCGTTCCGCTGGAACACCACATGTTCGGCATGATGCTGGGTAAAGACGGCAAGCCGTTCAAAACCCGTGCGGGCGGTACCGTGAAGCTGTCCGACCTGCTGGACGAAGCGCTGGAGCGCGCCCGCCGTCTGGTGGCCGAGAAGAACCCGGATATGCCTGCCGATGAGCTGGAAAAACTGGCGAACGCCGTGGGTATCGGTGCGGTGAAATACGCGGATCTCTCCAAGAACCGTACCACCGACTATATCTTCGACTGGGATAACATGCTGGCGTTTGAAGGCAACACGGCGCCTTACATGCAGTATGCCTATACCCGCGTGCTCTCGGTATTCCGTAAAGCCAGCATCGACGAAAGCGTGCTGGCGAATGCTGCCGTGACCATCACGGAAGATCGTGAGGCGCAGCTGGCGGCGCGTCTGCTGCAGTTCGAAGAGACGCTGACGGTTGTCGCGCGTGACGGAACGCCGCACGTGATGTGTGCTTACCTGTACGATCTGGCGGGTCTGTTCTCCGGCTTCTACGAGCACTGCCCTATTCTGTCTGCGGAAAACGAATCGGTTCGCAACAGCCGCCTGAAGCTGGCGCAGCTCACGGCGAAGACCCTGAAGCTGGGTCTGGATACCCTGGGTATCGAAACCGTAGAACGTATGTAA
- the aspS gene encoding aspartate--tRNA ligase, with the protein MRTEYCGQLRQSHVGQQVTLCGWVNRRRDLGSLIFIDMRDREGIVQVFFDPDRADALKLASELRNEFCIQVTGTVRARDEKNVNADMATGAIEVLASDLVIINRAEALPLDSNHVNTEEARLKYRYLDLRRPEMAQRLKTRAKITSLVRRFMDDHGFLDIETPMLTKATPEGARDYLVPSRVHKGKFYALPQSPQLFKQLLMMSGFDRYYQIVKCFRDEDLRADRQPEFTQIDVETSFMTAEQVREVMEALVRSLWNDVKGVELGDFPIMTFAEAERRYGSDKPDLRNPMELVDVADLVKGVEFAVFAGPANDPKGRVAALRVPGGAALSRKQIDDYGNFIQIYGAKGLAYIKVTERAKGLEGITSPVAKFLNADIVEAILERTGAQDGDMIFFGADNKKVVADAMGALRLKLGKDLSLTDENKWAPLWVIDFPMFEDDGEGGLTAMHHPFTSPKDMTAAELKAAPEDAVANAYDMVINGYEVGGGSVRIHSGEMQQTVFGILGINEQEQREKFGFLLDALKYGTPPHAGLAFGLDRLTMLLTGTDNIRDVIAFPKTTAAACLMTEAPSFANPASLAELGIEVVKKEEKN; encoded by the coding sequence ATGCGTACAGAATATTGCGGGCAGCTGCGTCAGTCCCACGTCGGGCAGCAGGTAACCCTGTGTGGTTGGGTCAATCGTCGTCGTGATCTTGGTAGCCTTATCTTCATCGATATGCGCGACCGCGAAGGTATCGTTCAGGTGTTCTTCGACCCGGATCGCGCAGATGCGTTGAAGCTGGCCTCTGAGCTGCGTAATGAGTTCTGCATTCAGGTTACCGGCACCGTGCGTGCGCGTGACGAGAAAAACGTCAACGCCGACATGGCGACGGGCGCCATCGAAGTGCTGGCGTCCGATCTGGTGATCATTAACCGTGCAGAAGCGCTGCCGCTGGACTCCAACCACGTCAACACTGAAGAAGCGCGTCTGAAATACCGCTACCTGGATCTGCGTCGCCCGGAAATGGCTCAGCGCCTGAAGACCCGTGCGAAAATCACCAGCCTGGTGCGTCGCTTTATGGATGACCACGGTTTCCTCGATATCGAAACCCCGATGCTGACCAAAGCCACGCCGGAAGGCGCGCGCGATTACCTGGTCCCATCCCGCGTTCATAAAGGCAAATTCTACGCGCTGCCGCAGTCTCCACAGCTGTTCAAACAGCTGCTGATGATGTCCGGCTTCGATCGCTACTATCAAATCGTTAAATGCTTCCGCGACGAAGACCTGCGCGCTGACCGCCAGCCAGAATTTACCCAGATCGATGTGGAAACCTCCTTCATGACCGCCGAACAGGTGCGTGAAGTGATGGAAGCCCTGGTGCGTAGCCTGTGGAACGACGTGAAAGGCGTTGAGCTTGGCGATTTCCCTATCATGACCTTCGCTGAAGCCGAGCGTCGCTACGGCTCCGACAAACCAGACCTGCGTAACCCGATGGAGCTGGTGGACGTAGCAGACCTGGTGAAAGGCGTTGAGTTTGCGGTCTTTGCTGGCCCGGCTAACGATCCTAAAGGCCGTGTGGCGGCCCTGCGCGTGCCGGGTGGTGCAGCACTGAGCCGTAAGCAGATCGACGACTACGGCAACTTCATCCAGATCTACGGCGCGAAAGGTCTGGCCTATATCAAGGTGACCGAGCGTGCGAAAGGTCTGGAAGGCATCACCAGCCCGGTAGCGAAATTCCTGAACGCGGACATCGTGGAAGCGATCCTGGAGCGCACCGGCGCGCAGGACGGCGACATGATCTTCTTCGGCGCAGACAATAAGAAAGTCGTGGCGGATGCAATGGGCGCGCTGCGTCTGAAGCTCGGCAAAGACCTGAGCCTGACCGACGAAAACAAATGGGCGCCGCTGTGGGTTATCGACTTCCCAATGTTTGAAGACGACGGTGAAGGCGGCCTGACCGCAATGCACCACCCATTCACCTCGCCAAAAGACATGACGGCGGCAGAGCTGAAAGCGGCGCCGGAAGATGCGGTCGCAAACGCCTACGATATGGTGATCAACGGCTACGAAGTGGGCGGTGGTTCCGTGCGTATTCACAGCGGTGAAATGCAGCAGACCGTGTTCGGCATCCTGGGCATCAACGAGCAGGAGCAGCGCGAGAAGTTCGGTTTCCTGCTGGACGCGCTGAAATACGGTACGCCTCCGCACGCGGGTCTGGCCTTCGGTCTTGACCGTCTGACCATGCTGCTGACCGGCACCGATAACATTCGTGATGTTATTGCCTTCCCGAAAACCACTGCCGCAGCGTGTCTGATGACCGAAGCGCCAAGCTTTGCCAACCCGGCCTCTCTGGCCGAACTGGGCATTGAAGTGGTGAAGAAGGAAGAGAAAAACTGA
- a CDS encoding MAPEG family protein → MVSALYAVLGALLLIKFSFDVVRLRTLYRVSYGDGGFSELQSAIRIHGNAVEYIPAALILLLFMEMNGAETWMVHICGLLLIAGRLMHYYGFHHRLIRWRRSGMSATWCSLLLMVLANLWYMPWELVFSLH, encoded by the coding sequence ATGGTCAGCGCGCTGTATGCGGTGTTAGGTGCATTACTGCTGATTAAATTTTCATTTGATGTTGTGCGCCTCAGAACGCTGTACCGCGTCTCTTACGGTGACGGCGGATTTTCCGAGCTACAAAGCGCTATCCGCATTCATGGCAACGCGGTCGAATACATTCCCGCAGCCTTAATCCTGCTGCTTTTTATGGAGATGAATGGCGCAGAAACCTGGATGGTGCACATCTGTGGTCTGCTTCTTATTGCTGGCCGCCTGATGCACTATTACGGTTTTCACCACCGCTTAATCCGCTGGCGTCGTTCCGGCATGAGTGCGACCTGGTGTTCGCTTTTGCTGATGGTGCTGGCTAACCTGTGGTATATGCCGTGGGAGTTGGTTTTCTCCCTCCATTAG